In Dolichospermum flos-aquae CCAP 1403/13F, the following proteins share a genomic window:
- a CDS encoding response regulator transcription factor: protein MSTILIVEDSIVQREMITDLLKASGLKVTHASDGAEALEAIHKAPPDLVVLDIVMPRMNGYELCRRLKSDPKTQNVPVVMCSSKGEEFDRYWGMKQGADAYIAKPFQPIELVGTVKQLLRGQG, encoded by the coding sequence ATGAGCACAATTCTAATTGTTGAGGACAGTATCGTCCAAAGAGAGATGATCACAGACCTTCTGAAAGCTAGTGGCTTAAAAGTTACTCATGCAAGCGATGGCGCAGAAGCTTTAGAAGCCATTCACAAAGCACCTCCCGATTTGGTGGTTTTGGATATTGTCATGCCCCGCATGAATGGCTATGAACTCTGTCGGCGCTTAAAATCTGATCCTAAAACCCAAAATGTTCCTGTAGTCATGTGTTCTTCTAAAGGTGAAGAATTCGATCGCTATTGGGGGATGAAACAAGGGGCAGATGCCTATATAGCTAAACCCTTTCAACCAATCGAGTTGGTAGGAACAGTCAAACAACTGCTGCGAGGACAAGGATGA
- a CDS encoding chemotaxis protein CheW: MVNKPDFLNGSGQDQFCPELQLESPQGELHLRFYLPSRQEFALQAMGIREVIELSPDRITPIPNTSPLLLGTLNLRGRLIWVADLGQFLGETTPLNTDCSEIPVIAIEDQDTIVGLGVEEICGMDWLDVQYLKPQNNVPDAMAPFLRGEWLFDTEKEKKYLRLLDQIAILRSARWAE, from the coding sequence ATGGTTAACAAACCAGATTTTTTAAATGGAAGTGGGCAAGATCAATTCTGTCCCGAATTACAATTAGAAAGTCCCCAAGGTGAGTTGCATTTGCGGTTTTATCTGCCCTCACGTCAGGAATTTGCATTACAAGCTATGGGAATTCGGGAAGTAATTGAACTTAGTCCTGATCGGATTACACCAATTCCTAATACATCTCCCTTACTTTTAGGGACGCTAAATTTACGGGGACGCTTGATTTGGGTGGCTGATTTGGGGCAATTTCTCGGGGAAACAACCCCATTAAACACGGATTGCTCAGAAATCCCTGTCATTGCCATTGAAGATCAAGATACGATAGTAGGCTTAGGAGTAGAAGAAATTTGTGGGATGGACTGGCTTGATGTACAGTATCTAAAGCCACAAAATAACGTACCAGATGCTATGGCTCCGTTTTTGCGGGGAGAGTGGTTATTTGATACAGAAAAAGAAAAAAAATATTTACGACTACTGGATCAAATAGCAATTTTGCGAAGTGCGCGGTGGGCAGAATGA
- a CDS encoding methyl-accepting chemotaxis protein, producing the protein MEARIDNQELTYDRARIAYEQQDYKLAAVLIDKLVQNSPTDPNLHLLKGHTYYMLQQYDVAKDSYQSVLYLTSEEEVIGLVNNCLATIDQYIEPFSDYESPSHALVTTGESLDLGMMGNLHSRSVEMNSFAEYEPPLDPLEHNPFTSHPDSMEFDSNALDGVMSDDPFGVPTEYLTSDPISGQLELPPFWQEDISGGDNQAVINDNLANGTSAISDDSSSYSPFAATTLSLDYDSENQTEILMGEDIDDLMDDNFGDLTLSQNDTYLEINEQAINNNQDQSISASFTNNSAPPQRQFNFNSSSAKNNFDDDSFDLDAFEAAFGAENEADLGAETFISTKDTSNISSGGSNKNNIEFLNDFNEFDDLGDIPGFDLTEDSSFGDGGMLSESLDSRGNSLNQFVDDSFNDQESDAYQDRSYRDQELFTITGAQEAVPVFTQSEVAKTEPNVAFDQGLFGPFENASLEKKQWWIAGTVGLVSLVGVAIVSAVAISISPAQQRESVKNTGLLMALAAGATGAATAGFMSNLTLKQIRRTTKDLQSQFDSVRQGNMNVEATVYSQDELGYLATGFNDMARVIFTTTNEAQRKAMEMEEAKENLQRQVIRLLDDVEGAARGDLTVQAEVTADGLGAVADAFNLTIQNLRDIVQQVKVAARDVTKGSTNSETFARALAGDALRQAEELAVTLNSVQVMTYSIQRVAEAAKEAETVAREASKIAQKGGEAVENTVVGILEIRETVAETSRKVKRLAESSQEINSIVAIVSQIASRTNLLALNASIEAARAGEAGRGFAIVADEVRQLADRSAKSLKEIEQIVMQIQSETSSVMTAMEEGTQQVIHQTTLAEEAKRSLDNIIQVADHIDILVRSITSDTVEQTETSRAVAQVMQSVELTAQETSQEAQRVSGALQHLVGVSRDLIASVERFRVETTESR; encoded by the coding sequence ATGGAAGCACGTATAGATAATCAAGAGCTAACTTATGATCGGGCAAGAATAGCTTATGAGCAACAAGACTATAAATTAGCCGCGGTATTAATTGATAAGTTGGTGCAAAATTCACCAACTGACCCTAACTTACATTTGTTAAAGGGACATACATACTATATGTTGCAACAGTACGATGTGGCTAAAGATAGCTACCAAAGCGTATTGTATTTAACAAGCGAAGAAGAAGTTATTGGTCTTGTTAATAACTGTCTTGCAACTATAGATCAGTATATAGAGCCTTTTAGTGATTATGAATCTCCATCTCATGCTCTGGTGACAACTGGAGAATCTTTGGATTTGGGGATGATGGGGAATTTGCATAGCCGCAGTGTGGAAATGAACTCCTTTGCAGAATATGAACCACCCCTAGATCCTCTAGAACATAATCCGTTCACAAGTCATCCAGATAGTATGGAATTTGACAGCAATGCATTAGATGGTGTCATGAGTGATGATCCCTTTGGTGTACCTACCGAATATCTCACCAGTGATCCAATATCAGGTCAATTAGAGTTACCACCTTTTTGGCAAGAAGATATTTCTGGCGGTGATAATCAGGCTGTTATTAATGACAATTTAGCTAATGGAACTTCAGCAATTAGTGATGATTCCAGCAGCTATTCACCTTTTGCCGCAACTACATTATCCCTTGATTATGACTCTGAAAATCAGACTGAGATATTGATGGGTGAAGATATAGACGACTTAATGGATGATAACTTTGGAGACTTAACCCTCAGCCAAAACGATACATATTTAGAGATTAACGAACAGGCAATCAACAACAATCAGGATCAATCAATATCGGCATCATTTACCAACAATTCTGCGCCACCACAACGGCAGTTTAATTTCAACTCTTCATCAGCAAAAAATAACTTTGATGATGATAGTTTTGACTTAGATGCATTTGAAGCTGCTTTTGGGGCAGAGAATGAAGCAGATTTAGGTGCTGAAACCTTTATTTCCACTAAAGATACTAGTAATATCTCCAGTGGAGGCAGTAATAAGAATAATATAGAGTTTTTAAACGACTTTAATGAATTCGATGATCTCGGTGATATACCAGGATTTGATCTCACTGAAGATAGCAGTTTTGGCGATGGGGGAATGCTGTCAGAATCTCTAGATAGTCGGGGAAATTCGCTAAATCAATTTGTTGATGACTCATTCAATGATCAAGAAAGCGATGCTTATCAAGATCGCAGTTATCGTGATCAAGAACTATTCACAATTACTGGCGCTCAAGAAGCAGTTCCTGTTTTTACCCAATCAGAGGTGGCGAAGACAGAACCCAATGTAGCCTTTGACCAAGGCCTATTTGGACCCTTTGAAAACGCCTCCCTAGAGAAAAAACAATGGTGGATAGCGGGAACTGTCGGCTTAGTATCACTAGTGGGTGTAGCTATTGTGAGCGCGGTGGCAATTTCAATTTCACCGGCTCAACAACGGGAATCCGTGAAAAATACGGGTTTGTTAATGGCCTTAGCTGCAGGAGCTACAGGTGCAGCTACCGCTGGGTTTATGAGTAATCTCACTCTCAAACAAATTCGCCGGACTACTAAGGATCTGCAAAGTCAGTTTGATTCTGTCCGTCAAGGCAATATGAATGTGGAAGCAACAGTCTATTCACAAGATGAATTAGGCTATTTAGCCACTGGCTTTAATGATATGGCTAGGGTAATTTTCACAACTACGAATGAAGCCCAACGCAAAGCCATGGAGATGGAAGAAGCTAAAGAAAACCTGCAACGTCAGGTAATTCGCCTTCTGGATGACGTAGAAGGAGCAGCCAGAGGAGATTTGACAGTTCAAGCCGAAGTCACAGCCGACGGACTGGGAGCGGTTGCTGATGCCTTTAACCTGACAATTCAAAACCTGCGAGATATTGTTCAACAGGTAAAAGTGGCGGCACGGGATGTGACCAAAGGTTCAACTAATTCAGAAACCTTTGCGAGAGCCTTAGCTGGGGATGCTTTACGACAAGCAGAAGAGTTAGCTGTGACTTTGAATTCTGTACAGGTAATGACATATTCCATCCAGCGGGTAGCAGAAGCAGCCAAGGAAGCGGAAACTGTAGCCCGTGAAGCCAGTAAAATCGCTCAGAAAGGGGGAGAAGCGGTAGAAAATACGGTGGTAGGGATTTTGGAAATTCGGGAAACAGTGGCAGAAACTAGCCGAAAGGTGAAACGATTGGCGGAATCTTCCCAAGAAATTAACTCTATTGTTGCCATAGTTTCACAAATTGCTTCCCGTACCAATTTGTTAGCTCTTAATGCCAGTATTGAAGCGGCAAGAGCGGGAGAAGCAGGTAGAGGATTCGCTATTGTAGCTGATGAGGTGCGACAGTTGGCAGATCGATCTGCTAAGTCCTTAAAAGAAATTGAGCAAATCGTGATGCAAATTCAAAGCGAAACTAGCTCAGTTATGACAGCGATGGAAGAAGGAACACAACAGGTAATTCATCAAACTACATTAGCAGAAGAAGCCAAGCGATCGCTAGACAATATTATCCAAGTAGCCGATCATATTGATATTTTGGTAAGATCAATTACCAGTGATACCGTAGAACAAACGGAAACTTCTCGTGCTGTGGCACAAGTAATGCAATCTGTGGAACTAACGGCACAAGAAACCTCTCAAGAAGCACAGCGGGTTTCTGGAGCATTGCAACATTTAGTGGGAGTATCCCGCGACTTGATTGCCTCTGTGGAACGCTTCCGAGTAGAAACCACTGAATCAAGGTGA
- a CDS encoding alpha/beta hydrolase yields MSVVSCQLSVVSCQLSVVRAKILYYQLPITNYQLPITNYLFPVP; encoded by the coding sequence TTGTCAGTTGTCAGTTGTCAGTTGTCGGTTGTCAGTTGTCAGTTGTCAGTTGTCAGAGCTAAGATTCTGTATTACCAATTACCAATTACCAATTACCAATTACCAATTACCAATTACCTATTCCCTGTTCCATAA
- a CDS encoding hybrid sensor histidine kinase/response regulator, translated as MQPEQQQRILGYFLEEAREHLNTIEQGLLNLQSTLEDSEMINEVFRAAHSIKGSATMLGLSSIQQTSHRLEDCFKILKEHPIQVDQRLESLLLDVCDTLKALIDSLGNPFGLSAEKAQALMLKTEPVMQWLNEHIETLLKQGNNGVNNLNHNHLQPPISVIPQIQKSPVTTRQNQDWTEFQGQVLEILREMLQQFKQTNLGRSRENLQECCHQLVKIGRDLNLSNWCSLCESAALAISNPDHSYLTLAKIIITEIKQAQELVLQNQDAKIAISQQLETLFPLPQLDLLEFEETEAEETLFTDTTELNTTNTTGFINQSLFNHHQSIFTHNPPEIGLSELNSLADLFESDTPDLDDNWQQEEILEDITNYQLLITNSEVEENHHDLADLLFFENDDKHETTANNGDDLTLLFDDNLLETDNISLLNLQSETVDSQPIEFGNLLDNSPDLQFPSDDVLTELISISRKSRQLDPENEATNTNKLEELLTFTEDDELSVIFEITEAENIALSEIASASEISFDNLLLEEDKYAKNQADENANSSGKIIHTTIKTSKIKPSAPESLSLDNLFVEVAKNSPPPTNEIDDLFGTSEITTNLANSIDNLDNFWDDLDTTDSKITTSVNQDIAKELEESLFRASVEIVPKNQHSATNNSLDRKEFDLISQAQEQSFDLFFTSDTDSQPQEPDNLFGDFGDVTYSTVPIVEFNELFWTEVNDFPQSPEELNSIPEFTHQPPKITANLQIVENVEDENDHNLILFTEEITDSLNTVSEELIANIDISDLTTFIERETILSESEVEANLNFNANLADSNLELSSLDEFAAIEAFLSAFPEESPRQESIQDEDFAALEALLSENEDNGLKISSQPPIIIQPTVVKSQNTFLTLRQVQDNVLGLEDEFSELENLLEQADQKISNSSATSRKTSTGKIPRPMTRRTIKEENMKIPVKQLDDMSNLVGELVVNRNTLEQDHERLRQALDSLLLQVQHLSDVGMRMQEYYERSLLESSLLSTRRSREYDNSSDNSHNRGFSDIEMDRFTPFHILAQEMIEFIVGVRESASDIDFITEETEQVSRQLRQATNQLQAGLTKARMVPFAQAVDRLRRGVRDNAIRYGKQVELVTEGVDTLVDKMILDHLTDPLTHMVNNAIAHGIETPEIRQAAGKSPTGIINIRALQQGNQTIISVSDDGAGIDHQKVKNKAVKKGILTPEQAQTMSRIDAYELLFLSSFSTADEVDDIKGRGMGMNVVQNDISEIRGTVGTDSTLGKGTSFTIRLPLTLSICKALFCICDRTRIAFPMDGVEDTLSIAAKNIQQDAQGQSFIVWRDINLPFQPLKDILVFNRQLTCGNVYGTKKDDDLISVIIVRAGNTMIALQIDQILSEQEIVIKQFEGPAPKPSGIAGATVLGDGMIMPIADVLEIIDIFQGKMSKHIGGNWQHSGLSSIDISLADKVEITVLIVDDSITVRELLSLTFTKAGYRVEQARDGQEAWDKLRSGLPCDIVFCDIEMPRCDGLEFLSRVQKDSSFDQLPIAMLTSRGADKHRQMALQLGASGYFTKPYLEEALLEAASRMLKGEKLVIA; from the coding sequence ATGCAGCCGGAACAACAACAACGGATTTTAGGTTACTTTCTCGAAGAAGCCAGGGAACACCTAAACACTATTGAACAGGGATTGCTGAATCTCCAAAGTACCCTGGAAGATTCAGAAATGATTAATGAAGTCTTCCGTGCTGCCCACTCTATCAAAGGTAGTGCGACCATGTTGGGTCTAAGTAGTATTCAGCAAACATCCCACCGACTTGAGGATTGCTTCAAGATTCTGAAAGAGCATCCTATTCAAGTAGACCAAAGGTTAGAATCTTTACTACTGGATGTCTGTGATACATTAAAAGCGCTGATAGACAGTCTTGGCAATCCCTTTGGTTTATCAGCAGAAAAAGCTCAAGCTTTGATGCTTAAAACTGAACCAGTCATGCAATGGCTGAATGAGCATATAGAAACACTTTTAAAGCAAGGAAATAATGGAGTAAACAACCTTAATCACAATCATCTCCAACCACCAATATCTGTGATTCCACAGATCCAGAAATCACCTGTAACAACCAGACAAAATCAGGATTGGACAGAGTTTCAAGGGCAGGTATTAGAAATTCTGCGGGAAATGCTGCAACAGTTTAAACAAACTAACTTAGGGCGTTCCCGCGAAAATTTGCAAGAATGCTGTCATCAATTAGTAAAAATTGGTAGAGACTTAAATTTATCAAATTGGTGTAGTTTGTGTGAATCGGCAGCCCTTGCCATATCCAATCCTGATCATAGTTATCTGACTTTAGCCAAAATTATTATTACTGAAATTAAACAGGCTCAAGAATTAGTTCTTCAAAATCAAGATGCAAAAATTGCGATTAGTCAACAGCTAGAAACTCTGTTTCCTCTTCCACAACTGGACTTATTGGAATTTGAGGAAACGGAAGCTGAGGAAACTTTATTTACAGACACAACAGAACTAAATACCACTAACACAACTGGATTTATTAATCAATCGTTGTTTAATCATCATCAGTCAATCTTTACTCACAATCCTCCAGAGATAGGACTTTCTGAGTTAAACAGTCTTGCTGATTTATTTGAAAGTGATACACCTGATTTAGATGATAATTGGCAACAAGAAGAAATATTAGAAGATATCACTAACTATCAACTACTAATTACTAATAGTGAAGTTGAAGAGAATCATCACGATTTAGCTGATTTACTCTTCTTTGAAAATGACGATAAACATGAAACAACTGCCAACAATGGAGATGATTTAACTCTCTTATTTGATGACAATTTATTAGAAACAGACAATATCTCTTTGTTAAATCTGCAATCGGAAACAGTTGATTCTCAACCGATAGAATTTGGTAATCTGTTGGACAATAGTCCAGATTTACAATTCCCATCAGATGATGTTCTCACAGAATTAATCTCAATTTCTAGAAAATCTCGCCAGCTTGATCCTGAAAATGAGGCAACTAACACTAATAAGTTAGAAGAATTATTGACATTCACTGAAGACGATGAATTGTCGGTTATATTTGAAATAACTGAAGCAGAAAATATTGCCCTCTCAGAAATAGCCAGTGCCTCTGAAATCAGTTTTGATAATTTGTTATTAGAGGAGGATAAATACGCAAAAAATCAGGCAGATGAAAATGCTAATTCTTCCGGAAAAATTATTCATACAACCATAAAAACATCAAAAATAAAACCATCAGCACCAGAAAGTTTATCATTAGATAATCTGTTTGTAGAAGTAGCAAAAAATTCACCACCGCCAACAAATGAAATTGATGACTTATTTGGGACATCAGAAATTACAACTAATCTTGCTAATTCAATAGATAATTTAGATAACTTCTGGGATGATCTGGACACAACAGACTCAAAAATTACTACTTCAGTTAATCAAGATATAGCTAAAGAATTAGAGGAAAGTTTATTTAGGGCATCAGTTGAGATTGTTCCCAAAAATCAGCATTCAGCTACAAATAATAGTTTAGATAGAAAAGAGTTTGATCTGATTTCCCAAGCACAAGAACAATCTTTTGATTTATTTTTCACATCAGATACTGATAGCCAGCCGCAAGAGCCAGATAATTTATTTGGTGATTTTGGAGATGTCACCTATAGCACTGTTCCCATCGTTGAGTTTAACGAATTATTTTGGACAGAAGTTAATGATTTTCCTCAATCTCCAGAAGAACTAAATTCAATCCCAGAATTTACTCATCAACCTCCAAAAATAACGGCAAATCTCCAAATAGTTGAGAATGTTGAAGATGAAAATGATCACAATTTAATCTTGTTTACAGAGGAAATAACAGATTCTTTAAATACTGTTTCTGAAGAATTAATTGCGAACATTGATATTAGTGATTTAACAACATTTATAGAAAGAGAAACAATATTATCTGAATCTGAAGTAGAAGCTAACTTAAATTTCAATGCTAACTTGGCTGATTCCAACTTAGAATTATCTTCACTAGATGAATTTGCGGCAATAGAAGCATTTTTATCCGCATTCCCAGAAGAAAGTCCCCGTCAGGAATCTATTCAAGATGAAGATTTTGCAGCATTAGAAGCATTGCTGAGTGAGAACGAAGATAATGGACTAAAGATTAGTTCACAGCCACCAATAATTATTCAACCTACTGTAGTTAAGTCTCAAAATACTTTTTTGACCCTTCGACAAGTTCAGGACAACGTCTTGGGACTAGAAGATGAATTTAGTGAATTAGAAAACTTGTTAGAACAGGCTGATCAAAAAATATCTAACTCATCAGCAACATCAAGAAAAACTTCTACAGGTAAAATCCCCCGTCCCATGACTCGACGGACGATAAAAGAAGAAAACATGAAAATTCCAGTTAAACAACTGGATGATATGAGTAACTTGGTTGGGGAGTTGGTGGTAAATCGCAACACCTTAGAGCAGGATCATGAACGTCTGCGACAGGCACTAGATAGCCTATTGCTTCAGGTGCAGCACCTCTCCGATGTGGGAATGAGGATGCAGGAATACTACGAGCGATCGCTCTTAGAATCCTCTCTTCTCTCCACTCGCCGCTCTAGAGAATATGATAATTCATCTGACAATTCCCATAATCGTGGGTTCAGCGACATCGAAATGGATCGATTTACGCCTTTTCATATCCTGGCGCAAGAAATGATTGAGTTCATCGTGGGAGTCCGGGAGTCAGCCAGTGATATTGACTTTATTACCGAAGAAACAGAACAGGTATCCCGACAGTTACGCCAAGCAACTAACCAGCTACAAGCAGGACTAACAAAAGCCCGAATGGTGCCATTTGCCCAAGCTGTTGATCGCTTACGGCGAGGAGTGCGGGATAATGCCATTAGATATGGCAAACAGGTAGAGTTAGTCACAGAAGGTGTTGATACCCTGGTTGACAAGATGATTTTAGATCATCTGACAGATCCTTTGACTCACATGGTCAATAATGCGATCGCCCACGGCATTGAAACCCCAGAAATCCGGCAAGCAGCGGGTAAATCACCCACAGGTATCATTAATATTCGCGCCTTACAACAAGGAAACCAAACCATTATTTCTGTCAGTGACGATGGCGCTGGTATTGATCATCAAAAAGTTAAGAACAAGGCAGTTAAAAAAGGTATCCTGACCCCTGAACAGGCACAAACCATGTCTCGGATAGATGCCTATGAACTTTTATTCCTCTCTAGCTTCAGTACCGCTGATGAAGTAGACGATATCAAAGGCAGGGGTATGGGCATGAACGTCGTCCAAAACGATATCAGCGAAATTCGCGGGACAGTTGGGACTGACTCCACACTAGGTAAAGGAACTAGCTTTACAATTCGTCTGCCACTGACTCTGAGTATTTGTAAAGCCCTATTCTGCATCTGTGATCGCACCAGAATCGCTTTTCCCATGGATGGTGTAGAGGATACTCTAAGTATCGCAGCCAAAAACATTCAGCAAGATGCTCAGGGACAATCATTTATTGTTTGGAGAGATATTAACCTCCCCTTCCAACCTTTAAAAGACATCTTAGTTTTTAATCGTCAGCTTACCTGTGGGAACGTCTATGGGACTAAAAAAGATGATGATCTGATTTCTGTAATCATTGTCCGCGCAGGGAATACAATGATTGCTTTACAAATTGATCAAATTCTGAGTGAACAGGAAATCGTAATTAAGCAATTTGAAGGTCCAGCACCTAAACCCAGTGGTATAGCTGGTGCTACAGTTCTCGGCGATGGTATGATTATGCCTATCGCTGACGTGTTGGAAATTATTGATATCTTCCAAGGTAAGATGTCTAAACATATCGGTGGCAATTGGCAGCACTCAGGTTTATCCTCAATAGACATCTCACTCGCTGATAAGGTAGAAATAACAGTATTAATTGTTGATGACTCGATCACAGTTAGAGAACTTTTATCTCTGACCTTTACAAAAGCTGGTTATCGTGTAGAACAAGCCCGTGATGGACAAGAAGCCTGGGATAAACTTCGTTCCGGTTTACCTTGCGATATCGTTTTCTGTGACATCGAAATGCCTCGTTGTGATGGGCTAGAATTTCTCTCACGGGTTCAAAAAGATAGTTCTTTTGACCAGCTACCTATTGCTATGCTTACCTCTCGTGGTGCTGATAAACATAGACAAATGGCGCTACAACTTGGGGCTAGTGGCTACTTTACTAAACCCTATTTAGAAGAAGCACTTTTAGAAGCAGCTTCGCGGATGCTCAAAGGAGAAAAACTCGTAATTGCTTAA
- a CDS encoding transposase, with translation MKLKVKNQLTVTRIAILGTEKLNTWKSNELDLIALRLGQLRSDLWNEFGSLKAWGVSKFEIDKQLRTSKDKYQLPAKLWDSTLYDVIDDIHLVQAACVEKVMKYLGQSFQSFPSRKGVLQLTLESREWLEHPKLCTLMRKFWDRGHTKVCNQIILRAFDTKLDSKGLVWLRFGGLTPCKTLKLPTTLPTEVKCQLRLIKRNCRWEIHYTTDIEKAEKKTQGKIIGCDRGYTEVYATSSNDGARFLGNNFGKIQTEETDYRTAKQVKRNKIRSVFNKSIAKGNSAKADRIKRNNLGKIKWNNRETSFKGRIKTIVFTATHDLMLNAIKVAFEDLTEAIKSKKPMRKRMKRNVSSWCKGIIADALKQVSTRVGCTVVSVNCAYTSQLDSRFATLTGSRNGDKFTGHDGVVMHSDTNAADNILARMSDVEITRYMKHSDVKVILLERTQKFRDSIVMESEAKTGKDKPQTLEPKSKLRSKVNQRANYKQLTLFDLG, from the coding sequence ATGAAACTCAAAGTTAAAAATCAGTTAACCGTTACGAGAATCGCTATTTTAGGGACTGAAAAACTAAATACTTGGAAATCTAACGAACTTGATTTAATTGCCTTGCGTTTGGGACAACTACGCTCTGACTTGTGGAATGAGTTCGGGTCGTTGAAAGCCTGGGGTGTGTCTAAATTTGAGATTGACAAACAGCTACGCACATCGAAAGACAAGTATCAATTACCTGCTAAGTTATGGGATTCAACCCTCTACGATGTAATTGATGATATCCACTTGGTTCAGGCTGCTTGTGTCGAAAAGGTGATGAAATATTTGGGTCAATCGTTCCAATCATTCCCATCTAGAAAAGGGGTTTTACAACTTACATTAGAAAGTCGTGAATGGTTGGAACACCCCAAACTTTGCACATTGATGAGAAAGTTTTGGGATCGAGGTCACACAAAAGTTTGTAACCAAATTATTCTTAGGGCTTTTGATACTAAATTAGATAGCAAAGGCTTAGTGTGGTTGCGTTTCGGAGGGTTAACTCCATGTAAAACCCTCAAGTTACCAACGACTTTACCGACGGAAGTAAAATGTCAGTTAAGGCTAATCAAGCGTAATTGCAGATGGGAAATACATTACACGACTGACATTGAAAAAGCTGAAAAAAAGACTCAAGGTAAAATAATTGGATGTGACAGAGGCTACACAGAAGTGTATGCCACATCTTCTAACGATGGTGCTAGATTTTTAGGCAATAATTTCGGTAAAATCCAAACAGAAGAGACTGATTATAGAACAGCGAAACAAGTTAAACGCAACAAAATCAGGTCAGTTTTTAATAAATCTATCGCCAAGGGAAACAGTGCTAAAGCTGATAGGATTAAACGGAATAACCTTGGTAAAATCAAGTGGAATAATCGGGAAACATCCTTTAAAGGTAGGATTAAAACAATCGTTTTTACAGCCACCCATGACTTGATGTTAAATGCAATCAAGGTAGCTTTTGAAGATTTGACGGAAGCAATAAAAAGCAAAAAGCCCATGAGAAAGCGCATGAAGAGAAATGTTTCTTCATGGTGCAAGGGGATAATTGCGGATGCTCTCAAACAAGTTTCAACCCGTGTAGGTTGCACGGTTGTTAGTGTGAATTGTGCATATACGTCACAACTTGACTCCAGATTTGCTACCTTAACTGGTAGTAGAAATGGTGACAAGTTTACCGGACATGATGGGGTCGTAATGCACTCAGATACTAATGCTGCTGACAACATTCTAGCAAGAATGAGTGATGTTGAAATCACTCGATACATGAAACATTCCGATGTAAAAGTAATCTTGCTAGAACGGACGCAGAAGTTTCGGGACTCCATAGTAATGGAATCTGAAGCGAAAACGGGCAAGGATAAGCCCCAGACTCTAGAACCTAAAAGCAAACTTAGGAGTAAGGTCAATCAGAGAGCGAACTATAAGCAATTAACGCTGTTTGACCTCGGTTAA
- a CDS encoding branched-chain amino acid ABC transporter permease, with protein sequence MDIQQFAQLIINGIAVGSIIALAAVGLTLTYGILRLSNFAHGDFLTLGAYLTLMVNGMGLNIWLSMIVATVGTVGGMLLAEKLLWSKMRSIGASSTTLIIISIGLALFLRNGIIFLWGGKNQNYNLPVIPALEFKFATLKVPQDEYYKFPVIPALESVTLKVPQNQLLVLGLAILAILSLHYLLQNTKIGKAMRAVADDLDLARVSGINVDRVILWTWVIAGTFTSLGGSMYGLITAVRPNMGWFLILPLFASVILGGIGNPYGAIAAAFIIGIAQEVSTPWLGSQYKQGVALLIMILVLLIRPKGLFKGTI encoded by the coding sequence ATGGATATACAACAATTTGCTCAATTAATTATCAACGGTATTGCTGTAGGCAGCATTATCGCCCTAGCAGCAGTTGGACTGACCTTAACCTATGGGATTTTGCGGTTGTCTAATTTTGCCCACGGTGATTTTCTCACTTTGGGAGCTTATTTAACCCTCATGGTCAATGGTATGGGTCTAAATATTTGGCTGTCAATGATTGTGGCTACCGTGGGAACTGTGGGAGGAATGTTACTAGCAGAAAAGTTGCTGTGGTCAAAAATGCGGTCTATCGGTGCTAGTTCGACAACTCTGATTATTATCTCTATCGGTCTGGCTTTATTTCTCCGCAATGGGATTATTTTTCTCTGGGGAGGTAAAAACCAAAACTATAATTTGCCGGTTATCCCTGCTTTAGAATTTAAATTTGCGACTTTAAAAGTACCACAAGATGAATACTATAAGTTCCCAGTTATCCCTGCTTTAGAATCTGTGACTTTAAAAGTACCACAAAATCAATTATTGGTACTGGGATTAGCTATTTTGGCGATTTTATCGCTTCACTACTTGCTGCAAAATACTAAAATTGGGAAAGCAATGCGGGCAGTAGCTGATGATTTAGATTTAGCTAGAGTTTCTGGTATTAATGTTGATCGAGTAATTTTGTGGACTTGGGTAATTGCTGGGACATTTACTTCTTTAGGTGGCAGTATGTACGGGCTAATTACCGCCGTGCGTCCGAATATGGGTTGGTTTTTGATTTTACCTTTGTTTGCTTCAGTGATTTTGGGCGGAATTGGCAATCCTTACGGAGCGATCGCCGCAGCGTTTATTATTGGTATTGCCCAAGAAGTTAGCACCCCCTGGCTAGGTTCACAGTATAAGCAAGGTGTAGCCCTATTAATCATGATTTTGGTGCTGCTTATTCGCCCCAAGGGTTTATTTAAAGGCACGATCTAA